The proteins below come from a single Carnobacterium divergens DSM 20623 genomic window:
- the pdxS gene encoding pyridoxal 5'-phosphate synthase lyase subunit PdxS — MNKQLGTDLVKRGMAQMQKGGVIMDVVNAEQARIAEAAGAVAVMALERVPSDIRAAGGVARMADPTIVEEVMKAVSIPVMAKARIGHISEARILEAMGVDYIDESEVLTPADEEFHLLKSDFTVPFVCGCRDLGEALRRIGEGASMLRTKGEPGTGNIVEAVRHMRKVNQQIKMLVTKENDELMTFAKEIGAPFELVKEIKALGKLPVVNFAAGGVATPADAALMMSLGADGVFVGSGIFKAENPAKFAEAIVRATTHFEDYELLAELSKGLGEPMKGIDISTLDKSERMQERGW, encoded by the coding sequence ATGAACAAACAATTAGGTACTGATTTAGTAAAACGAGGAATGGCACAAATGCAAAAGGGTGGCGTCATTATGGATGTTGTAAATGCGGAACAAGCACGAATTGCCGAAGCTGCTGGAGCGGTAGCAGTGATGGCGTTGGAACGCGTGCCTTCAGATATTCGTGCAGCTGGTGGAGTGGCTCGAATGGCAGACCCAACCATTGTCGAAGAAGTGATGAAGGCTGTTAGCATTCCTGTCATGGCTAAAGCTCGAATTGGACACATTAGCGAGGCGCGTATTTTAGAAGCGATGGGCGTTGATTATATTGACGAAAGTGAAGTGTTAACACCTGCTGATGAAGAGTTTCATTTGTTAAAATCAGACTTCACTGTGCCCTTTGTTTGTGGCTGTCGCGACTTAGGAGAAGCACTGCGTCGGATTGGCGAAGGAGCATCTATGCTTCGTACGAAGGGAGAACCAGGTACTGGAAATATTGTGGAAGCCGTCCGTCATATGCGCAAAGTCAACCAACAAATTAAAATGCTCGTGACAAAAGAAAACGATGAATTAATGACCTTTGCAAAAGAAATTGGTGCGCCTTTCGAGTTGGTTAAAGAAATCAAAGCATTAGGAAAATTACCTGTTGTTAACTTTGCCGCAGGTGGCGTTGCTACACCAGCTGACGCTGCACTAATGATGAGTTTAGGCGCAGATGGAGTGTTTGTTGGTTCAGGTATTTTTAAAGCTGAAAACCCAGCAAAATTTGCTGAAGCCATCGTTCGAGCAACGACTCATTTTGAGGATTATGAACTGCTAGCTGAATTGTCTAAAGGACTAGGCGAACCAATGAAAGGCATTGATATTTCTACATTAGATAAATCTGAGCGTATGCAAGAAAGAGGCTGGTAA
- a CDS encoding PLP-dependent aminotransferase family protein produces the protein MWSLIAYNNQKIPLYQKIMLLIEEQIKIGNLPVGSPIPSERKLAELLEVNRSTVTRAFEELSDRGIIIRKKGSGSYVNTEKWGLQTQPIINWQPLFGVNTAIEKSPYQRKIDALKKSGKMQTYLDLSNGDLPTDLVPALKTPELSWGELIQKENEMTTNQLGILSLRQSVQRHLAKTYQMKVPLEEILITSGTQQGLFLIAQGLLKPGDTIGVEAPSYFYSLPLFQATGVRIVPLPIDKEGVMMGPLAEACLNYSIKMIFINPIFQNPTGSIMSFERKAALLEFCQLRRIPIVEDDVYGGLNFSTDEVTPLKKMDQKNQVIYLGSLSKYVGQHLRIGWMVAPQNIVTQLAHIRHQIDSGLSVLPQILADTFLVKDFVSQQARLKKELSKRAEYAEDWLTERFSDKVQFDEVKGGYHLYARFPELDVKAFNKLLDDLLDENIIVGEGQFFGDTVPGMRISFGHAANKESMAYFSLKI, from the coding sequence ATGTGGAGTTTAATTGCTTACAACAACCAAAAAATACCGTTGTATCAAAAAATTATGCTGTTAATCGAAGAGCAGATCAAAATAGGAAATTTGCCTGTGGGGAGTCCGATTCCATCTGAACGTAAATTAGCAGAATTGCTAGAAGTCAATCGTTCAACCGTTACAAGAGCATTTGAAGAACTCAGTGATAGAGGCATCATTATCCGAAAAAAAGGAAGCGGTTCTTATGTAAATACTGAAAAATGGGGACTTCAAACGCAACCTATTATCAACTGGCAACCACTATTTGGGGTTAATACAGCCATTGAAAAAAGCCCCTATCAGCGAAAAATTGATGCTTTAAAAAAATCTGGTAAAATGCAAACTTATTTAGATTTATCGAATGGGGATTTGCCCACTGATTTAGTGCCAGCGCTAAAAACACCTGAACTTTCTTGGGGAGAATTAATCCAAAAAGAAAATGAGATGACTACGAACCAATTGGGAATTTTATCGTTGCGACAATCCGTGCAACGTCATCTAGCAAAAACCTATCAGATGAAGGTTCCGTTAGAAGAGATACTGATTACTTCTGGTACACAGCAAGGGCTCTTCTTAATTGCCCAAGGTTTATTAAAGCCAGGAGATACAATTGGTGTTGAGGCGCCCTCCTACTTTTACTCCTTGCCACTTTTTCAAGCAACAGGTGTCCGAATCGTTCCATTGCCAATAGATAAGGAAGGGGTTATGATGGGGCCTTTAGCAGAAGCGTGTTTAAACTATTCAATCAAAATGATTTTTATTAATCCTATTTTTCAAAATCCGACAGGCTCTATTATGAGCTTTGAGCGAAAAGCAGCATTGTTAGAATTTTGTCAGCTACGACGGATTCCAATTGTCGAAGATGACGTTTATGGCGGTTTAAATTTTTCAACAGATGAGGTCACGCCATTAAAAAAGATGGATCAAAAAAATCAGGTGATTTACTTAGGCTCCTTGTCAAAATACGTTGGTCAGCATCTAAGAATTGGATGGATGGTAGCACCGCAAAATATCGTGACTCAACTGGCTCACATTCGCCATCAAATTGATTCGGGTTTAAGTGTGTTGCCACAAATTTTAGCAGATACTTTTTTAGTGAAGGATTTTGTTAGTCAACAAGCCCGATTAAAGAAAGAACTTAGCAAACGAGCGGAGTATGCTGAGGATTGGTTAACGGAGCGTTTTTCAGACAAGGTTCAATTTGATGAGGTAAAAGGAGGGTACCATCTATATGCTCGTTTTCCCGAGCTTGATGTGAAGGCATTTAATAAGCTGTTGGATGATTTATTAGACGAGAACATCATTGTGGGGGAAGGGCAATTTTTTGGAGATACAGTGCCAGGAATGAGGATTAGTTTTGGACATGCTGCTAATAAAGAATCGATGGCTTATTTTAGTCTTAAAATTTAG
- a CDS encoding aminoglycoside 6-adenylyltransferase produces MRTESEVLQQIKAFAMENDDIKVVAMNGSRVNPMVPEDSFKDYDLVFFVEKLEPYQSQKNWLTTFGDILILCEPEIDGLGEPLFADKEGYIFLVIFTDGIRMDIQLRPVSLLASYLKEDSLTKIIIDKEQRMPLKPVPNDSNYHVQRPSEELYQASCNEFWWQVLNVLKAYHRDELLVAVYYLNMTRSELIRMLSWQVGIETDFSLSLGKEHHLLQRYLPKKEWKKLLSSFDTTSRETLYESLLIIRTLFKEALRMVGNSLNYSVEDGELIVEKFLEAHCKNQNFK; encoded by the coding sequence ATGCGAACAGAATCTGAAGTGTTACAACAAATCAAAGCATTTGCAATGGAAAACGACGACATTAAAGTAGTTGCAATGAATGGATCTCGTGTCAATCCAATGGTTCCAGAGGACTCATTTAAAGATTATGATTTGGTTTTTTTTGTAGAAAAACTTGAACCTTATCAAAGTCAAAAAAATTGGTTAACAACATTTGGTGATATTTTAATTTTATGTGAGCCTGAAATTGATGGTTTAGGAGAGCCATTATTTGCTGATAAGGAAGGATATATTTTTCTGGTGATTTTTACAGACGGTATACGAATGGATATTCAATTAAGACCTGTGTCTTTGTTAGCTAGCTATCTAAAGGAAGATTCCTTGACTAAAATAATAATAGATAAAGAGCAACGAATGCCATTAAAACCTGTTCCAAATGATTCTAATTATCATGTTCAAAGACCTAGCGAAGAATTGTATCAAGCAAGTTGCAATGAATTTTGGTGGCAAGTATTAAATGTGTTAAAAGCCTATCATCGAGATGAATTACTCGTGGCGGTTTATTATTTAAACATGACACGCAGTGAGTTGATTCGCATGCTATCTTGGCAGGTGGGAATTGAAACGGATTTTAGTTTAAGCTTAGGAAAAGAGCATCACCTATTGCAAAGGTATCTACCAAAAAAAGAATGGAAAAAGTTACTAAGCAGTTTTGATACTACTTCAAGAGAAACGCTTTATGAAAGTTTATTAATTATCCGAACACTTTTTAAAGAAGCTTTACGAATGGTGGGCAATTCATTGAATTACTCCGTTGAAGATGGAGAACTGATTGTGGAAAAATTTTTAGAAGCTCATTGTAAGAATCAGAATTTTAAATAG